Below is a window of Salvelinus alpinus chromosome 5, SLU_Salpinus.1, whole genome shotgun sequence DNA.
AACTGTAGTGATTTTTTCCACCATCACTAATATTTACCAGGTAGATAGGATTTGTTAATACACATTTCAAAACAAGCAGTGGCATCATACACTGCAAAAATCTGATGGGGCACGTGAGGATGGTTGGGGTATGGTCAGGAGGAAGGCTAGCTCCACCATCCATAAGTTGGAGAATTTAGAATTTTCCAAACACCCAAAATACaattttcctgcaatctagagccataatcattattcTTAATTCTATATAATATataagcatacctcttgagctgtctgtatcctcctgagtGATGTCTCTATCCTCCTGAGTGGTATCTCTATCCTCCTGAGTGGTTTCTGTATACTCCTGAGTGATGTCTCTATCCTCCTAACTGGTGTCTCTATCCTCCTGAGTGGTGTCTCTATCCTCCTGAGTGGTGTCTCTATCCTCCTGAGTGGTGTCTGTATCCTCCAGAGTGGTGTCTGTAGCCTCCTGAGTGATATCTATATCCTCCTGAGTGATGTCTCTATCCTCCTGAGTGGTGTCTCTATCCTACTGAGTGGTGTCTATATCCTCCTGAGTGATGTctctatcctcctgactggtgtctCTATCCTCCTGAGTGGTGTCTCTATCCACCTGAGTGGTGTTTATATCCTCATGAGTGGTGTCTCTAACCTCCTGAGTGATGTCTCTATCCTCCTGAGTGGTGTCTATATCCTCCTGAGTGGTATATCTATCCTCCTGAGTGGTGGCTATATCCTCCTGAGTGGTGGCTATATCCTCCTGAGTGGTGTCTATATCCTCCTGAGTGGTTTCTGTATCCTCCTGAGTGATGTCTCTATCCTCCCGAGTGGTGTCTCTGTCCTCCTGAGTGGTGTCTCTATCCTCCTGAGTGATGTTTCTATCCTCCTGAGTGGTGTCTGTATCCTCCAGAGTGGTGTCTCTATCCTCCTGAGTggtgtctgtatcctcctgagtGGTGTCTGTATCCTCCAGAGTggtgtctgtatcctcctgagtGGTGTCTGTATCCTCCAGAGTGGTGTCTCTATCCTCCTGAGTGGTGTCTCTATCCTCCTGAGTGGTGTCTCTATCCTCCTGAGTGGTGTCTCTATCCTCCTGAGTGGTGTATATATCCTCCTGAGTGGTTTCTGTATCCTCCTGAGTGGTTTCTCTATCCTCCTGAGTGGTGTCTCTATCCTCCAGAGTAGTGTCTCTATCCTCCTGAGtggtgtctctctcctcctgagtGGTGTCTCTATCCTCCTGAGTGGTGTCTCTATCCTCCTGAGTGGTGTCTCTATCCTCCTGAGTGGTGTATATATCCTCCTGAGTGGTTTCTGTATCCTCCTGAGTGGTTTCTCTATCCTTCTGAGTGGTGTCTCTATCCTCCAGAGTAGTGTCTCTATCCTCCTGAGTGGTGTCTCTATCCTCCTGAGTGGTGTCTCTATCCTCCAGAGTGGTGTCTCTATCCTCCTGAGTAGTGTCTCTATCCTCCTGAGTGGTGTCTCTGTCCTACAGAGTGGTGTCTCTATCCTCCAGAGTGGTGTCTCTATCCTCCTGAGTGGTGTCTCTATCCTCCAGAGTGGTGTCTCTATCCTCCTGAGTGGTGTCTCTATCCTCCTGAGTAGTGTCTCTATCCTCCTGAGTGGTGTCTCCATCCTCCTGAGTGGTGTCTATCCTCCAGAGTGGTGTCTATCCTCCTGAGTGGTGTCTGTCCTCCTGAGTAGTGTCTGTCCTCCTGAGTGGTGTCTATCCTCCTGAGTGGTGTCTCTATCCTCCTGAGTGATGGAAAGGATTGTGAGTCTTATTTTTGTAATTGCttaagtctaccaaccttgccagcaggcatgccagctaagatagttagacaagctagttactctaacttgattgatagcctaaAATGAGTTCTTGATAGCTAGTTATGaagttgggagattgggaacctatttgggctagctaaagccatcTTCATAAAACTGCTAGTTGGCTAgcagtattacagagaaacaacaaaacattttataattgtttttttatcaggacaaatctgagggggcacgtgcCCCTGTGCCCACTATGGGCATGACACCTCTGAAAGacacaagcgtgtgtgtgtgtgtgtatgtgtgtctttctgCTTCAAGCTTCTATCTCAGCCAGTATACAGTGAGTTACCACGTTGATTAGCTTCTATCTCAGCCAGTATACAGTGAGTTACCACGTTAATTAGCTTCTATCTCAGCCAGTGTACAGTGAGTTACCACTTTGATTAGCTTCTATCTCAGCCAGTATACAGTGAGTTACCACGTTGATTAGCTTCTATCTCAGCCAGTATACAGTGAGTTACCACTTTGATTAGCTTCTATTTCAGCCAGTATACAGTGAGTTACCATGTTGATTAGCTTCTATCGATGCCAGTATACAATGAGTTACCATGTTGATTAGCTTCTACCTCAGCCAGTATACAGTGAGTTACCACTTTGATTAGCTTCTACCTCAGCCAGTATACAGTGAGTTACCACTTTGATTAGCTTCTACCTCAGCCAGTATATAGTGAGTTACCATGTTGTTTAGCTATTAGCCTGTTAGCCTCCAGTCATGTTCTGCTGCTTGCTCACTGCACATAGAAAATGAAAACAGACACATCCCTTAATTTCAATATCAGAAGCTGTATTTGTACACGTCGAGTTGCACAATTCCCACAATGTCTTTTCACTTGGTAGAACTATACATATCACCCTATCCCAGTGGTACTTGACTAACCAAATGAATGTGGAAACTTTGAAACATCAAACACCCTATTTTAAATTAAACTAAAAACTTCTGCAGTCCTGCCGATATGCCAGTCTTCACTCCCATCGATAGCCCAGATTAGTGTTTTTCTACCCAGAAACGGAGTGTCATTTCCCCCAGCAGAGGCAGGAGAGTGTGGCTTGTTGCTGTACCACTGAGCTAATATAGATGTCACCCTGTGCAGACACAATCGCCAGGCAGGCCTTAGGCAGCCCGAGCGGTAATCttatttgaaaggctggtctcctctcctctcatctccacatGTGTTGCCTCAGtgggcacagacagacacacacatacagtacacacacactccaatGCTGTGCCCCAGGCTGGCCGCCCTCTCCATCTGCCCCACCTCCTGCGCCCACAGCTCAACTGTGATCTCTTTCAagggacctgtgtgtgtgtgtgtgtgtgtgtgtgtgtgtgtgtgtgtgtgtgtgtgtgtgtgtgtgtgtgtgtgtgtgtgtgtgtgtgtgtgtgtgtgtgtgtgtgcgtgtgtgtgtgcgtgtgtgtgtgtgtgcgtgcgtgcgtgcgtgcgtgcgtgtgtgcgtgcgtgcgtgcgtgcgtgcgtgcgtgcgtgcgtgcgtgcgtgcgtgcgtgcgtgcgtgcgtgcgtgcgtgtgtgtgcccgTGCATATGTGTTTATGCAAGCAAACAAGCTAGTTGTGTGCTTGGTGTGTGCCCATACACTGTGTGTACATGCTTTGTGTGTACATGCTATGTGTGTATATGCTATGTATGTAAAGTATGTGTGCACATGCTGTGTGTAAATGCTGATTGTGTAAATGATGGGTGTCTAAATGCTGTGTGTaaaggatgtgtgtgtgaatgctgtgtgtgtgtaaatgctgtgtgtgtgtatatgctatGTGTGTACATGCTATGTGTGTaaatgctgtgtgtgtatatacagtatgctaTATGTGTAAATGCTATGGGTGTAAATGGTGTGTGAATGCTGTGTGTACAtgctgtgtgtgtacatgctgtGCGTGTAAATGCTGTGTGTAAATGCTATGTGTGTACATGCTGTGGGTGTAAATGTTGTGTGTAAATATATGCTATGTGTGTAAATGCTGTGTGTGAAtgctgtgtgtgtacatgctgtGTGAGTAAATGCTGTATGTGTACATGCTGTGTGTCTAAATGTTGTGTgtaaatgctgtgtgtgtgtatatgtgtgtataaatgCTGTGTGTGCATAGGCTATGTGTGTACATGCTGTGTGTTTAAATACTGTGTGTAAATgctgtgtgtttatatatgtgtGTACATGCTGTGTGTGTAAATGCTGTGTGTAAAtgctgtgtgtgtacatgctgtGTGAGTAAATGCTGTATGTGTACATGCTGTGTGTCTAAATGTTGTGTgtaaatgctgtgtgtgtgtatatgtgtgtataaatgCTGTGTGTGCATAGGCTATGTGTGTACATGCTGTGTGTTTAAATACTGTGTGTAAATgctgtgtgtttatatatgtgtGTACATGATGTGTGTGTAAATGCTGTGTGTGTATACGCTCTGTGTAAATGTTGTGTGTGTAAATGCTGTGTGTGTACATGATGTGTGTGTAAATGCTGTGTGTGCACATGATGTGTGTATATGCTGTGTTTGTACATGCTGTGTGTAAATTATGTGTTTGTATATCCTTTGTGTGtatatgctgtgtgtgtatgcatgctgtgtgtgtgttcatgtagcTCCAGAGTAAAATCAATAAGAAAATaggtgttttattgtcacatgcaccTGATAGGTGCAGTGAATTGTGTTGTTTTAccgggtcagccatagtagtatggtgCCCccggagcaaattagggttaggtcccttgctcaaggacacatcgacAGATTTCTCACCTTGATGGCTCAAGTATTTGAACCAAAGCTCTAACTGCTTGGTTAACTGTCACCCTTGTCGGTTGTTGGTTGTCGGTCTCTTCTGGCATAGGAGATGGATGTGGATCTGAATTTGAACTTGAAGGGTGAGCTAGatgagcagccagccagccagccgctGTGACAAGACAAGACGCTTAGGGGACTTGGGCCAGAGAcggcaggggtgtgtgtgtgtgtgcgcgtgcctgTGCGTGCACCCTTTTTACCAAATCCccccatcatccctctctctctccctctctcattcgtCAGTGGTTGGGGTCACAGCCCTGTCTGAAAGGAAAGTCTCCTGGGTCTTTCCTAGAGCATCTTTTGAAAGATCACAGCATAGGCTACATCCGAGAAGCCTTCCACTCCTCCATATCCacgtctccctctccatcccttaaACTTCAGAAAGCGTAGATCTGTCACTTTGGAAGGCCATTGATTGAGTTTGTTTTGAGGAATGCACTTGAAAGACAATAACATGCTCCATGGAGAACTAGACCTAGACAAACGATTAATATCATCCTCACCAAAATACTCTTTTGTGTCTTTTTGTACTGCCTGAAGGGGACATTTTGTAAACTtgaatatgtatgtgtgtacTACTGTATGTGGTAGCTATAATTTACAGTAATTGTGGTGGTATATTATGTGTGGTCTTGCATCCAAATGCTCTGAGTTTTATAAAACTGCATTGGCTGTGTTTAAAAGCAAAGTTAAAAGTGATTTTGTTTTGATGAGACAGAGAATGTATCTGACAGACATAAAGGAAATCATTTTTGAATGATGTACATAGTAGCCCTTGTTCATTTAtggtttaaagtattttttactgtGTGCTTGTAAATGGTCTTATGTTGATGATCTTGTGTAGCTGTATGCTTGTCATTTCTCTCTGAGGTCTTTTCACCTGCAGTCAGTGCTTGACTAGGGtaggagctcaccggagctgagtatCGGCACCTCAcattttctactgcttgagctcctgttcctcttatagaatattagctcaaaagtattgtggagctcctgcacctaaatataaacagtactggcacccaaaatgagtaccagaacctatttcagtccaagtcaagcactgcctgCAGTGTTTCCTGTGACATCAGCTTCACTTTCCCTGTCCTGGTCAACGGTTCTAGAGTACAAAGGTGGGGATTTTGGGGTGGGTGGGCAGTAAGGGAAAGTTATGAGAAAATAATGTACATCTATTAAGACGATATAAATGCACCTGATGCACGTAGATTATTTTgaaaaatattaaatattttgTATAATCTTTGAAGGCTTTTCATTCATTGCCAAAATAGCGAGTCATTGAGCTTCACGAAGACCAAAACATAGCCAGCCACAGGCGTGTGTAGGACTGTGTATGATTTTACACAGAAGGGTGATTTGAAGCATGTGTAACTatgtagtttgtgtgtgttttagtttCACCGTGcacagagggggatagagagccCTTCTACCCCCCTCTGTGAATCCTCTGACCAGATCATTTATTAGTCTGGGAGTGTCTCCACTGTCTGATACCCCTTCCCctgtacaccacaccacacagccCCATGAACGACGACCTACGTACCCAGCGACGACATACATACCTACCCCCCCACAAGAGGTCAGGAAGGAACTGAGGGTTATttgttctccatctctcttcttctctgacagacacacaccatcCTCACTTCTCATGTTCTAATCTCTATCTCTCCTGACACACACGCTACAGTATAAGCCACTCTCTCCATTGATGTTCCCCTCTCAGGAAACAGGTCATCCCTCACCGTTGTCTGTGTggctaggttagggttaggttgttctctgggcagccaggGGGGGGGAGTCTTACCCCTGGCTACCACACCACGTGGCCCCCAGATGAAGCTCTTCCATCTCTGTCCTGTGCCTCTCAGGACACTACGTGACCAAACATGACAGGATCCCTCCGGACCCCTCAATAGATGATTCCACTGCCAAACGCAAAGACAGAACTTtgagtctgcgtgtgtgtgtgcatgttcaaCAGATTTCTACCCCAGTGTGTTACCCTTTCAAGAGCTCTGAAATCAAGTGTTGAGCAGCATGGTAGAACAGCATGGTAGAACTGCTACTGAAAGCACCAGTAGGTGCTACTGCTGGGAGATTGTTGCTGTGTGCTTTATTTTGACTCCTGACCCACCAGCAGCTATATATACATCCGTTGTGTTGGAGGAAGGTGTGGAGTTGGTGAGAGTCACAAGAAGTGGTCTATTTAAAAAGATGTGTGTGCAGAGTAGAAGACGCGTGTTTTAAGACTCAAAAAGAGATTGGTCTGGAATGTTTCCTGCATGGATATTCATAGCAGGGCACCTGTCAAGGGGGTTATTTCTGGGGTAGTGTAAGGAATAAAGGCAGAGGATATTACTGAAGACATCGATGGAGTGGTTGACTGACCTGTTGACTGACCTGTATAGTGGATGGAGAAAATAAATTCACTTCATCCATGCTACTGTTCTTTGATTAAGAGTCTCTCCCTTCTCATACGTATACAGTTAGGATTCATGAGATACCCTCTAAAAGCTTTTGTGCAAAAGCCCCTTCAGTATCATGAATGTAAAATGTTTGGTCATGTGTCAAGTGTGTGCAGAAGGGAAGAGTATTGTATGCCAGAAGAAGTGAAATGCTGCAACGGTGGAGGAGAATGAGGTGGCATGGGTAAAGGTCTTCGTGATTTCACAGCTGAGGCAGTGCAAGACATCCTGTCGGTGAATGTTCCACCATCACAGGCCCCTGAGTCTGTGAATGGATGTATTTTGTGTGTGGAATGTGATTGAAGAAGTGGGATGGGTTTTGTTAGTTGACATGTttaattttgtattttgtatgatGTCGTTTTCCCCCTTTCCTGCAATGGTTTTTAAATTTCTTATTCGATACCCTGTCCagctggtggcggtaatgcaccattaACATTGGATGCCAACCACCATTAAACCCCATCAAAGAAGAAGATGCATTGGGGGTTTGCCACATGGAGAGCAGCAGGAGCTGCTGAAGACCCTCCAAGCTCCATGGACCTTTATGTTTGAAGGAAGGCCTTTGTTTCAGTTTGAGTAAGTTATATGCTCTGACAGAGCCTTGAACCTGCCTCTTCAGTGGTTGTACTGTGATTTTCTATTCCTGGTCCTTGTGAGTTGTGGTCAACCCTAGCTAGcaccataatctatggatttcacatgactgggcaggggcgcagtcatgggtgggcctgggagggcataggcccacccacttcggagccaggcccacctactggggagccagacccagccaatcagaatgagtttcccCTCAcatagggctttattacagacatacagtaaatactcctcagtttcattttCAACTGTCCGGGTGGTTGGTCTCAGTtgatccagcaggtgaagaagccggatgtggagttccttggctggcgtggttacacgtggtctcgGTTGCGAGAgcggttggacatactgacaaattctttaaaacgactttggaggcagcttatggtagagaaatgaacatgacattttctggtaacagctctggtggacattcctgcagtcagcatgccaattgcatgctccctcaaaatttgagacatctgtggcattgtgttgtgtgacaaaactgcacattttagagtggccttttattgtccccagcataagatgcacctgtgaaatgatcatgctgcttaatcaatttcttgatatgccacacctgtcaggtggatggattatcctcgcaaaggagaaatgttcactaacagggatgtaaacaaatttgtgcacaaacatttctgggatattttatttcagctcatgaaacatgggaccaacactttacatgttgcgttttatattttgttcagtataaatcaaAACCAAATCCCTGGCGTTGCTAGGACAATGCAATCCGACTGGTGGTTGTCGACAGTGCAGCTTTTaaagtaatttccgattgagtcAACATTGTTTACTAGTGAGTGAGATCTCCGCTAGCTCGGGAACATTGCCTATTAAAGCCGCATTAAGGACAACCTGCAGTTCGATTGAATCCTGGCCTAACTCGAAGAACAGGGTTTTGGAAAAGGGTTAGAGTGAATAGATGGAGTGAATCTCAATTGTATTTTGATTCCTTGattccttttatttatttatttttctttagggggtagatcagctttaatgttgtatatagattgtggcttctatcaatttAATTGTCTGCATGATTTCCAATCTcctataatatatacagtaccagtcaaaagtttggacacaactactcattcaagggtttttctttatttttactattttctacattgtagaataatagtaaccaaaaaagtgttaaacaaatcaaaatagatttgagattctttaaagtagacaccctttgccttgatgacagctttgcacactcttggcattctctcaaccagctacaccTCGAATGCTTTTTcaatagtcttgaaggacttcccacatatgctgagcacttgttggctgctttttccttcactctgcggtccaactcatccctaaccatctcagttgggttgagattgggtgattgtggaggccaggtaatctgatgcagcactctccttcttggtcaaatagcccttacacatcctggaggtgtgttgggtcattgtcctgttgaaaaacaaatgatagtcccactaagtgcaaaccagatgggatggcgtatcgctgcagaatgctgtggtagccatgctggttaagtgtggcgcagcggtcacagacagtgtcaccagcaaagcaccatcacaaatcctcctccatgcttcacggtgggaaccacacatgcagagatcaaatgttcacctactctgcgtctcacaaagacatggaggttcCTTGCTACGGAAAGGTAACATAAATAGACCTTATTACAGAATGGGCATCAGCAAGATTTGAACATAGGACCTTCTGGACCCCATCCTAGTGCCTAGTCCAATGAGCCAGCAGGGGGGAAAGCAACagatacatttttccacatatttCATTCTGTTCAGTCAGGAAGTTAGAAACGTCGAAAGTTAGATTAGAAACGTGTCGTTAGTTAAGAATGTTGGGTATGGTTGGAAAACAAAAGTCGCAAACAGGATTCAAACTGGCAACCTTGCAGgttgtggtcagcatgtaatgtCCTCCATGCACCTCCAACTTAAGACCTTTTTTAAAATTTGACTCTCACCTCACTCCACTGACGTTTCACTCCAAGCTCTGCCCACTGACGTTTCACTCCAAGCTCTGCCCACTGACGTTTCACTCCAAGCTCTGCCCACTGACGTTTCACTCCAAGCTCTGCCCACTGACGTTTCACTCAAAGCTCTGCCCACTGACATTTCACTACAAGCTCTGCCCACTGACGTTTCACTCCAAGCTCTGCCCACTGACGTTTCACTCCAAGCTCTGCCCACTGACGTTTCACTCCAAGCTCTGCCCACTGAGTGTTCATTGAACCAATCCCGGTAGTTCAGCACTTGAAACGGAGCTTCCTTTAGAACAAGAATAGTTTTGCATTGCCCATACAAAGATGCTGTATAATGATGTCGTCTTATAAAGGCAGTTTTTCATTGAAAAAATGAAAAGGTTCCGGTCTGTGTGAGTTGTCATTCCCGCTCTCACATGAGCATGCTTCACGCGTGAAATCCCAGTTCCTCCATAATCTCTGGTATGATCACGCGAGAGAGGAAACGCCCATTTACAGAGACAGgatttatatattattatttacattttttataacagCTGTCTAGGGTCTACTTATTCCCATCGAGTTGCTTATTTTAGAGCATTCCAATGGTCCTAAAGTGAAATCACGAACTACCCAGGGCACCGGGGAAGGCAAACTGAACTTGCCCATTGGGGCTGTGATTCAATCCAAGGTGCATTTAAATGTGCATTGTCAGCAGTTGTTTCGAGCGATGCTCTATAACACACCTTTGATTGAATCTCGGCCTGAATGAGGAAAACCCCTGAGCACAATTACCCCCCACTCGCCACCCCACCCCGGACAGAAAATGTTTTGCCACTTTTTACATACCTACAGTATGATCCACTTTGGTTTTCCAACCTATAGTTTAAAAAAGTCTGCTGTAATTGGTTAAACCTACCTATCTACATAGCCCTTGGTTCCATTCAGGTGAGGAAGTTGTGCTGCGGCTGTGAATTTCATTATCAACCGCTGATGCCTGGCTCTGACCCCACTCTCAGAGGGTCtcagggggagtgggatatgcaaaaaacacatttcctatTCACACATACATTTGTAATAGTACCTAATTATCTTAGTTATCTTAACA
It encodes the following:
- the LOC139575363 gene encoding uncharacterized protein, with product MPAGKDRDTTQEDRDTTQEDRDTTLEDRDTTQEDRDTTQEDRDTTLEDRDTTQKDRETTQEDTETTQEDIYTTQEDRDTTQEDRDTTQEDRDTTQEERDTTQEDRDTTLEDRDTTQEDRETTQEDTETTQEDIYTTQEDRDTTQEDRDTTQEDRDTTQEDRDTTLEDTDTTQEDTDTTLEDTDTTQEDTDTTQEDRDTTLEDTDTTQEDRNITQEDRDTTQEDRDTTREDRDITQEDTETTQEDIDTTQEDIATTQEDIATTQEDRYTTQEDIDTTQEDRDITQEVRDTTHEDINTTQVDRDTTQEDRDTSQEDRDITQEDIDTTQ